In Anser cygnoides isolate HZ-2024a breed goose chromosome Z, Taihu_goose_T2T_genome, whole genome shotgun sequence, a genomic segment contains:
- the RNF38 gene encoding E3 ubiquitin-protein ligase RNF38 isoform X2, with amino-acid sequence MLPSVSVGAQGAMVMGVFGRAGSCILEKGSIGTSFQCQSIHQDHICSDDSDKSEDSPSPKRQRLSHSVFDYTAASPASSPPMRPWEMTSNRQPPLARPNQHHFSGERCNTPARNRRSPPVRRQRTRRDRLSRHNSISQDENYHHLSYGQQQAIEEPRAFHPPNVSPRMLHPAAHPPQQNAVMVDIHDQIHQGTVPVSYTVTTVAPHGIPLCTGQHIPACSAQQVPGCSVVFSGQHLPVCSVPPPMLQACSVQHLPVPYAAFPPLISSDPFLLHPPHLSPHHPPHLPPPGQFVPFQAQQSRSPLQRIENEVELLGEHLPVGGFTYSPSAHPPTLPPSAPLQFLTHDPLHQEVSFGVPYPPFMPRRLTGRSRYRSQQAIPPHPYHPSLLPYVLSMLPVPPAVGPAFSFELDVEDGEVENYEALLNLAERLGEAKPRGLTKADIEQLPSYRFNPNNHQSEQTLCVVCMCDFESRQLLRVLPCNHEFHAKCVDKWLKANRTCPICRADASEVHRDSE; translated from the exons AGCGAAGACAGTCCTAGTCCCAAGCGACAACGCCTTTCCCATTCAGTCTTTGACTATACAGCAGCATCACCAGCCTCATCACCGCCAATGCGACCATGGGAGATGACATCAAATAGGCAGCCTCCTTTGGCTCGGCCCAACCAACACCACTTCTCAGGGGAACGATGCAACACACCTGCACGAAACAGAAGGAG TCCTCCTGTTCGACGTCAGAGAACAAGGAGAGATCGCCTGTCTCGACATAATTCCATTAGCCAAGATGAAAACTATCACCATCTCTCCTATGGACAACAGCAAGCAATAGAAGAGCCCCGAGCCTTTCACCCTCCGAATGTATCTCCTCGTATGTTGCACCCAGCTGCTCACCCACCACAGCAAAATGCAGTGATGGTTGACATTCATGATCAG atCCATCAGGGCACAGTTCCTGTCTCATATACAGTGACAACGGTGGCTCCACACGGGATACCACTTTGCACAGGCCAGCACATCCCAGCCTGCAGCGCACAGCAGGTCCCAGGGTGCTCAGTGGTTTTCAGTGGACAGCACCTTCCAGTTTGCAGTGTACCTCCCCCT atgcttCAGGCATGTTCGGTCCAGCACCTACCAGTACCGTACGCAGCATTTCCACCCCTCATTTCTAGTGACCCATTCCTTTTGCATCCTCCTCATCTCTCTCCACACCACCCTCCTCACTTGCCTCCTCCAGGACAGTTTGTTCCTTTCCAAGCACAGCAGTCACGGTCG ccactTCAAAGGatagaaaatgaagtagaacTGCTTGGTGAACATCTTCCTGTAGGAGGTTTTACGTATTCTCCCTCAGCCCATCCACCAACATTGCCTCCCTCAGCTCCTCTCCAATTCTTAACCCATGATCCTTTACACCAGGAGGTGTCATTTGGTGTT CCGTACCCACCGTTTATGCCTCGAAGACTCACAGGGCGCAGCAGATACCGATCGCAGCAGGCAATACCACCACACCCATACCATCCTAGCCTACTACCTTATGTGCT ATCAATGCTTCCAGTGCCACCTGCAGTTGGACCGGCTTTCAGCTTTGAGTTGGATGTGGAAGATGGAGAGGTAGAAAACTACGAG gCACTGCTGAATCTGGCAGAACGTCTGGGAGAGGCCAAACCACGAGGACTGACAAAGGCAGACATTGAACAGCTCCCATCCTACAGGTTCAATCCAAACAACCATCAGTCAGAACAGACATT GTGTGTGGTGTGCATGTGTGATTTTGAGTCAAGGCAGCTACTTAGAGTCTTACCCTGTAACCACGAGTTCCATGCCAAGTGTGTCGATAAATGGCTAAAG GCAAATCGTACCTGCCCAATTTGTCGAGCTGATGCTTCAGAAGTGCATCGTGATTCAGAATGA
- the RNF38 gene encoding E3 ubiquitin-protein ligase RNF38 isoform X1: MRPWEMTSNRQPPLARPNQHHFSGERCNTPARNRRSPPVRRQRTRRDRLSRHNSISQDENYHHLSYGQQQAIEEPRAFHPPNVSPRMLHPAAHPPQQNAVMVDIHDQIHQGTVPVSYTVTTVAPHGIPLCTGQHIPACSAQQVPGCSVVFSGQHLPVCSVPPPMLQACSVQHLPVPYAAFPPLISSDPFLLHPPHLSPHHPPHLPPPGQFVPFQAQQSRSPLQRIENEVELLGEHLPVGGFTYSPSAHPPTLPPSAPLQFLTHDPLHQEVSFGVPYPPFMPRRLTGRSRYRSQQAIPPHPYHPSLLPYVLSMLPVPPAVGPAFSFELDVEDGEVENYEALLNLAERLGEAKPRGLTKADIEQLPSYRFNPNNHQSEQTLCVVCMCDFESRQLLRVLPCNHEFHAKCVDKWLKANRTCPICRADASEVHRDSE; encoded by the exons ATGCGACCATGGGAGATGACATCAAATAGGCAGCCTCCTTTGGCTCGGCCCAACCAACACCACTTCTCAGGGGAACGATGCAACACACCTGCACGAAACAGAAGGAG TCCTCCTGTTCGACGTCAGAGAACAAGGAGAGATCGCCTGTCTCGACATAATTCCATTAGCCAAGATGAAAACTATCACCATCTCTCCTATGGACAACAGCAAGCAATAGAAGAGCCCCGAGCCTTTCACCCTCCGAATGTATCTCCTCGTATGTTGCACCCAGCTGCTCACCCACCACAGCAAAATGCAGTGATGGTTGACATTCATGATCAG atCCATCAGGGCACAGTTCCTGTCTCATATACAGTGACAACGGTGGCTCCACACGGGATACCACTTTGCACAGGCCAGCACATCCCAGCCTGCAGCGCACAGCAGGTCCCAGGGTGCTCAGTGGTTTTCAGTGGACAGCACCTTCCAGTTTGCAGTGTACCTCCCCCT atgcttCAGGCATGTTCGGTCCAGCACCTACCAGTACCGTACGCAGCATTTCCACCCCTCATTTCTAGTGACCCATTCCTTTTGCATCCTCCTCATCTCTCTCCACACCACCCTCCTCACTTGCCTCCTCCAGGACAGTTTGTTCCTTTCCAAGCACAGCAGTCACGGTCG ccactTCAAAGGatagaaaatgaagtagaacTGCTTGGTGAACATCTTCCTGTAGGAGGTTTTACGTATTCTCCCTCAGCCCATCCACCAACATTGCCTCCCTCAGCTCCTCTCCAATTCTTAACCCATGATCCTTTACACCAGGAGGTGTCATTTGGTGTT CCGTACCCACCGTTTATGCCTCGAAGACTCACAGGGCGCAGCAGATACCGATCGCAGCAGGCAATACCACCACACCCATACCATCCTAGCCTACTACCTTATGTGCT ATCAATGCTTCCAGTGCCACCTGCAGTTGGACCGGCTTTCAGCTTTGAGTTGGATGTGGAAGATGGAGAGGTAGAAAACTACGAG gCACTGCTGAATCTGGCAGAACGTCTGGGAGAGGCCAAACCACGAGGACTGACAAAGGCAGACATTGAACAGCTCCCATCCTACAGGTTCAATCCAAACAACCATCAGTCAGAACAGACATT GTGTGTGGTGTGCATGTGTGATTTTGAGTCAAGGCAGCTACTTAGAGTCTTACCCTGTAACCACGAGTTCCATGCCAAGTGTGTCGATAAATGGCTAAAG GCAAATCGTACCTGCCCAATTTGTCGAGCTGATGCTTCAGAAGTGCATCGTGATTCAGAATGA